One window of Leptolyngbya sp. CCY15150 genomic DNA carries:
- a CDS encoding DUF4347 domain-containing protein: MSSTYPVTTPARPPLPPGQDLVVISTELAGYRFLAQNVIPKVEVLLLSRGRDGVTAIAQQLATLPSIRRLHLVTPGGAEGLHLGSVTLRSDNLPNYARALYQWRSHLAPRAEILIYNGEVARTEAGKLLIDVLHHLTGAAIAACTTPPNAAFPQGRWEVDCSTPSLSPSLALPLDLVSPGFGHRHAPDPRRVAPLIDIADYLAYPLPAL, translated from the coding sequence ATGTCATCGACTTACCCCGTAACTACCCCAGCTAGGCCGCCTTTGCCCCCAGGGCAAGATTTGGTGGTAATTAGCACTGAGCTAGCAGGCTATCGGTTTTTGGCGCAGAATGTGATCCCTAAGGTGGAGGTGTTGTTGCTGAGCCGAGGGCGGGATGGCGTGACGGCGATCGCCCAACAACTGGCCACCCTGCCCTCGATTCGCCGCCTACACCTGGTGACACCGGGCGGGGCTGAGGGGCTGCACCTGGGTAGCGTCACCCTCCGCTCCGACAACTTGCCCAACTATGCCAGGGCGCTGTATCAGTGGCGATCGCACCTGGCCCCCCGCGCCGAAATTTTGATCTACAACGGTGAAGTGGCCCGCACTGAGGCAGGCAAACTGCTGATCGATGTGTTGCATCATCTGACCGGGGCGGCGATCGCTGCCTGCACCACCCCACCCAATGCCGCCTTTCCTCAGGGCCGCTGGGAAGTGGACTGCTCAACGCCATCATTATCACCCTCGCTGGCGCTGCCCCTAGATCTGGTCAGCCCTGGCTTTGGGCACCGCCATGCCCCTGATCCACGGCGGGTAGCCCCCCTGATCGATATTGCAGACTATCTGGCCTATCCGCTGCCTGCATTGTGA